Part of the Chlorogloeopsis sp. ULAP01 genome, CTTGTGGTGAAACTTCCACAACTACTTGGTGCGGTACGCCATCAAAAAACTGTTCTTGCCAAGTGAACTTACCCTGATCATTAGGAGTAGTTTTGTAAGCAAACATCAGTTCATTGTCTTCCAGGGCGATCGCCTGAATATTTAGCGTCACATCATTTACTGGCTTTCGGGTTACAGCGTCGGTTACTTGCACTGTCTGGGTTGCAGTTTGTCCAACAGTTGCATTAGTATCGCCAGACAAGCGAACTTCCAAACCTCCAGACTTTTGGATAGCTGGTGTAGTGGCGTGGCTATGTGCGGAGTGAGCGTGAGTTGATGCTCTTTCTGCGCTAATATTGACTATCAATAAGGCTGCAATAGCAGCTATTGTTGCTCCACTCAGCAGCACGCGCACTCGTTGTGGGGCAATTTCACCTGGTTCTACAGTTTGTCTGCCACCAATAACCCAACCACCACCAAATCCTGCTAGTAGCAAAATAGCAGCTAAAATCGCTACATTCCGATATTTCACAGGTTTCTCTGGGACAGAAAATGTCAGGGTTTGCTCAAATGGCTTAAAAGCACCCACAACCTTTGGCGTCACCTTGGCTTGCAATTGATAGGTGCCACGAATAGGTATTACTTGCTCAAACTGCAACTTGCCAGAAGGGGCAGTGGCATTGAACTCCAGTAACTTTGTTCCTTCCACAATTGGGAAATCGGAAGTTAGCCAAGGAGTCGGTGCAGGTGTTAACAATTTTAGTTGCAAGTTGGTGTTAGAAAGGGGTTGTCTTTGAGGATCAACTACTTGAAGAGTCAGTTTGACAGGCTCAGATGATGGTAAAACTTTATCTAGTGATGGTTCGGTTTTTAGTTGTACTGTAGGCGAGGATGCAACTGACGGTGATGGCAAAAACCAGTTTGTCAAACTGACTACACTAATAGCAGCGAAAAGTAAGCCTGTATTCCGTTTTTTCATTAAATTATTTGATTACGGAGTTTATTGCACCAGGGAATAGGGTGAGTATCGCCCACCACTATAGTATTTATGCGATCGCTATCTTTAGTGACACGCTACTGATTCAGTGCCGTGGCGCAATTTATGGAATGTGTCATGTACTGGGGGGTAGGGGCTAAAATAGACAGTCCAGAGGATGAGCATAACCAGACCAGTCAGTAGGCTTGCTTGGCCAGGTACTGACAGAGTTACTTGTTTTGCCCGTTGCCCAACAATAGAGATGGTATTCATAGTTGTTCCCTAATTAGCAGATTAAATGATTACTGAATATGAGTGAGTAGCCAGGTTGGGAATAGCTTGGTTTGCTTCACATTTGTAAATGGCGGAATTACACACCATATTTCCCCTTACCTTCAGTTGCTGTCTTCACTAAAACCCAGTCCAAAACTTTTTATCACGATACCTTAGTTTTTGCCACCAGGTAATTATGTATATTTGCTGACTTAATTACTGAATAAATCTTAGCTAGATGATACATTTCATCCAAATTTCATATTCTCTTGGCAAACTAGATAATATCTCTGACCGCAAACATCACTATATTATCCTTAAAATCTAGCAGCTAATGAAATCATTTAAATCGAGTTTGATTGTTTTAGGAAGTGTAGGATTGCTTTTTTTGGGGGCTTGTAGTAACAGCAATCAAACGGCTGATACAGAAAACAGTTCTGCTGCTTCTACCTCAATTACTGAGTCTCCAGTTACTTCAGCTTCACCTACTGCCAAAACTAATAACGAACATAGTGTATCTAAAGGTGGTCAAGTTGTGGAGACAGGAGCTTACCACTTGGAGTTTGTGCCTGAGAAAGAGGCTAATGGAACTCACATGGATTTATATTTGCAAAAAGGCGACAATCATGAAGCAGTTCCTAACGCTAAAGTGACGGCTGAAGTTCAGCTGCCCGATGGTAAGCAGAAAACAATCCCTCTCACTTATGATGCCAGTGGCAAACACTACACGGCTGCACTTTCTGAAAAAGCT contains:
- a CDS encoding CbtB-domain containing protein, whose translation is MNTISIVGQRAKQVTLSVPGQASLLTGLVMLILWTVYFSPYPPVHDTFHKLRHGTESVACH